The Prosthecobacter sp. SYSU 5D2 nucleotide sequence TTTATTCAGGACGATCTTGATGTCCAGACGCGCTCTTTTGATGCGCAATTTCGCGTAATCGGTCAATACGATGCATCCCTGTCTCCCCAAGTCTTGCCTTTCAAGTCAGGAAGATATTTTGTCCCAAGGAGGGGCAGTGGCGGTTTCCTTTTCCCTTCTTCATCAAGAAGATCGCCGGTGAGCTCAAAGATTGTGGATAGTCTCTGAAGTCCATCAATAACGTCCCAGCGCCCATCGGAATCCTGGGAGACAAAGATTGGCGGAATCG carries:
- a CDS encoding DUF262 domain-containing protein; the encoded protein is MSTSSPLDEQIALRSQEISTDAYAMSVGEVLSLYRDGELNLHPEFQRFFRWSEEQKSRLIESVLLGIPIPPIFVSQDSDGRWDVIDGLQRLSTIFELTGDLLDEEGKRKPPLPLLGTKYLPDLKGKTWGDRDASY